The Prosthecobacter fusiformis sequence CAGGGCTGGGTCGTCGATCCCGCCCCGCTTCCTCCTTTCGCTGTTTATCCAGGCCTCAATATCCAGTCTTGGCAGGAGGCTAAAAAATTCGGCAGCAAGCAACGGGAGCTCGTCCTCAAAATCAGCGGTTTCTCCGAAGTCGGCTGGGGCTCACGCAGCGTCTCCATCGGTCACGATCTCTCCCAGGAGCAATGGTCCGCCGCTTTGGATGAAGCGCTGGCCAGCTTCCCCACCAATCCCTATGTCCTGCAGCGCTTCCAGCGTGCCAAAGTGGTGAATCACCCCGCCTGGAACGAAGAGCGGCAAGACACCGCCATGATGAAATCCCGCGTCCGCCTCTGCCCCTATTATTTTGTCCCCCAAGGCACGGAGGAGACCCGCCTCGGCGGAGTACTCGCCACCGTCTGCCCCGCCGATAAAAAGATCCTCCACGGTATGCGCGATGCCATGATGCTGCCCTGTGTGCGATAGCTCACCGCCGGATCCAGCGGGTCCCCAGAGCCACACTCCACTGATACTTCCGCGCATGTTCGCGGATGAGGAATGGCAGATCCTTTTCCAGCTCCAGTTCAAAGTGCGGTGAAAGCTGATCCCGCAGCCACTCCCGGGTCGATCCCGTCGGCCAGTTCCCGCGAGGCGTAAATTCCTCCAGCCACGTGCAAGGCGTCGTCAGCAAAAGCTGCCCCCCAGGTTTCACCAGCTCCGGCAGGCGTGCGATCAGCAGCGCCGGATCCGTCAGCCTGCACAGCAGATTCGCCGCATGGACGAGATCATAGCTGCCCAGATCAGCCCGAAGCTGCATCGCATCCCCCTGCTCAAAGCTCACCCTCTCCCGTGGACAGTCCGCAGGCACACTCGCCACCAGCGCTGTCGTCGCCGCACCCTCATCCACCCTTTGGTAAGGCAGATCCATGGTGATCAACAGCTTCGCCGCCTCAATGAAACTGTGGCTGTAATCCATCCCGATCACCTGGCCCGCATGCTTCGCCAGCTCAAACGAAGAGCGCCCCACCGCGCACCCCAGATCCAGCGCCGACTGCGGCTGCCGCGAAAAATCCGCCAGCTCCGTCACCGTCCTCACCGCAAACCCGAGCGCCGACTGCGGCCCCTCCGCCCAGGGCAGCACCTCCCCCGCCGCCCCATAATGGAAAAGCAGATATTCATCGAGCAGGCGGCGTGTTTCGTAAATGTTCATGGGGAGGCTGAAGCTACGCGTGGAGCAGAGCAGCGGCTGAAATTTATATCACGCTTTCCCGCTCCCAAGCCGGATGCGCACGAGCAGATCGTTCAGTGCCAGCCGGGTGCTCTCCGCAGGCACTTCACGCAGCGCAGAGGCTGCCTGGGCCGCCTCCAGTTCTGCAAGCAAACGGTGGAACTCATGCTCATGAAAACTCATGTCAGCATCATCCAGAGTGGACTGCTCTGGACCCGCCAGTTTTCGGGCGATCAAATCAGGAACATACGGCAGGCGAAAGCTCTCATTCAGCGTCACCAGATTGGCCTCCACCTCTCCAGTACGCATCATCCAAATACCGGTAAGCAGCACCCGATAGACATACAGCAGCGGCTTGACCCGGGGTGGAGATTCCTTGTTAAAAAGCTTCCACTGAGTCTCCACAAATCCAAAGTAATGATGCGCATGATTCCGTGTGACACAGCCTCGCGCGATCTGCTTCAACTCCTCATGCTCTGGTGTCGATTGCACCACCAGCGGCGAGCATAGCTGCTCCAGCACATACCCATTCTTTTTCAGCAGCAGGTTGAAAAACTTCTTCACATCATGGCTCACGATATCCATCTCCAGTTCCTCAATGATCCGGCTGTCCTCAATTGTTTCATCACGCGCATCCAGGCCTAAAACCATCGGCAGTGGCAGCACATGGGCTCCCCGCAAATCGAAGTCCGAGTCAGGGGAAGGAAAGCCATACAGGTGCGCTCCGCTGATCGTCGCAAAAAGCAGAGGATAAGGCTGCGCGGCAGTAATACGGAGAAGCCGGGGGTCAGGGATCATGGGCCGACTATGATTCTAAACCGGCTTTTTGAAAGCGGGCAGAGATCAAAAGCTGATTTGCAGCTTCATAGTCCGGTCTCTCCGGCAGCGGGGACTTCATCAGCGCCTGCTCGAAGTCGCGATGCAGAGCCTGCCGCCAGTCATTCACTTCATCCCAGGTGTATTCACCCCGCTTCACCGCCAGCAGCTTTTCACGCTGCGCGCCAGCCTGCACGACAACTGTTCCTTCACGGAGAGCCGTTGCACCCGTGATGAGCAGACGCAGCAGATGCATGGCATGCTTCCACCGTACCTGTCCCTGGTTACGCAGATCCTGCTCGATCTTTTTAAACTGGCTCAGGGCATAACCATTGAAGGTCTGAAAAATCATCTGCGACAAGAACCGGTCGCGAATCGCCAGCAACTCATCGGCAATCGGTGTGCTCTTTTCCACAAGCGGGGAATAAAGGCACTCCAGAATGTTTGGATTGGCCTTGAGCGCCATGACCAGAAACTTCTGCAACTCCCAATAACAAGACTGCGTGGCATTGTCCTCAAACTGCTCCGGTGTACCGTAAAGCGACCACTGGAGCTTGGCTGGGGCGAGGTAGATCCCGCGCAAATCCGTATCCGATGTCTCCGTGTCCAGCCCATAAGCTCGCGAGCCTGTGATGCACCGGTAGATCACGTGGGGCTCAAACTCGAAGTCCATGGCCGTCGGGGACTCAAGCCGGTCCTTGAAGTGTTTCAGAACCTCAAACTCATCCGAGGTCATCGCTGCATCGAACCCGTCAGGAAACCGGATCAGGTATTTCGTCTCGTCCCCGCAAGGTGTCCGCGTCACAATCCCCACCGCACCACGAGGATGAACAAGCCCATGGTTGCTCCCGTAAACATTCACGCAGGTCACCACCTGGGTCCCTGCATGGATGTTATGGATTTGATGAGCCATCGCCTCAGCCAAAAGAAGCAGGGCTCAACTTCAACCTCTTTCTCAGAATCCTGTGAATCCGGTTTAAATGCAGAAAAGGTCTTATTGAGGCCAGAACTGCGACAAAAACAGCTTCCCAAGGCCAGCCTACGTTCTGGTTCAAAGATCCCGCTCAGAACAGAATGTTCTCCACAAAAGTCTCGACATGCAGCGGCAGTTTACGGTGCTTGCGGGTGATGGCGACAATGTCGCGCTCGAACCGTTCCGGCAAGGCAATGTTGCCCAGAGTTTCTTTACGCCGGTAAAGTGCCAAGGCGCGGCGAGGCACGAAGGCCAAGCCGAACCCAGAAGCGACTAGGTTGATGATGAGGTCAAAGCTGTCGAGCTCCATCGTGGGTTCAATAGCCAACTGCTGGCGCTTCATCCAGCGACGCAGGCCTTTGCCCGTATTGGTGGTCGAGGTAATCATCAGCCACGGCTGTTCGTGCAACCAATGGAAGAGACGATCCCGGCGCTTGAAGGTGACCGCTTTGCTGGCCAGGGCCGCAGGGGCGATGAGTTCGAACGTGTCCTTGAACCGATGGGTGACCTTGACCGTCTCCGGCAAAGGGGATGGCGGGCACAGAACTCCGACGTCAATTTCGCTGGCATCCAGGGCGGTCAGGATGGCCTCGCTGGGATTGTAACTGATCTTGCACACCACCTCCGGATGCCGCTGATGGTTGGCATGGAAGAGGCCAGGCATGTGAGCCATGGCCATGGAGCGGGAGACGCTGACGCGGACCACAGGCCGGGCCGGAACAAAGGTGGCATGGAGTCCATCCAAAGCCTGCGCCACGCTGCCGATGAGCCGGGTGGCCTCGGTCGCCAGATAATGGCCGGCCTCCGTCACCTCCACGGAGCGCGTGGTACGGGTGATGAGGCTTACCCCCAGCTTCTGTTCCAGGGCCTGCATCTGCCGCGTCAGCGCGCTCTGCGACAGGCCCGCCTCCCGCGCGGCCCGGGTGAAACTGCGATGCTTCACCACCAGATGAAACAGGTGCAGGGCATAAAGGTCGAAAGGCTTATGAGTCAGGTACTCTTGCATTATTTGCAATAAAACCTGCATTTAATGCACTTCACGCAATTCATTTTAGTGGGATTTTAGCCCCCTAACCCACCCTAAAAATATGGCAGACATTACTGACAAGATCCCCCAAAATACCGAAGGCAGATTCTATGTGGACTCCACCTGCATTGACTGTGACCAGTGCCGCAGCACAGCACCGGAATTCTTCAAAAGAGACGATGACGAAGCTACCAGCTACGTCTGGAGGCAGCCCGTGACAGAAGACGAAATCAATTTGTGCATTGAAGCCATGGAGGGCTGCCCGTCTGAATCCATTGGCGGCTGATTCAGCCTCCTCCAATACAAAAGCCCTGCCTCCATTTGGAAGCAGGGCTTTAAACATTACTCGACCCCAAATCACTCCGCCGCCAGCGCATCCAGCAGATACTTCGCCGGCTGGAAATGCTCGATCAGGATCTCCTGCTGGCCGTTGCGGTTCATGCGCACCTGCTTGATGTCAAAGTTCGGCGTCTTGTGCGGGGCAAAGAGGATGTCGTCATGCGTGGCGTTCTGGTGGCGCTTAAACTGCGCCGGGGTGATGTGCCCCCCCAGATGATCATCGCGACCCGTCGCCAGATGGCAGGTGCCCAGCACCTTTTCATCCTGGATGTCCGCACCGGACACCGGCAGCACTTGGGTACCAAAACCCAGCTCGCCCAGCACACCCGTCATCGGATCATCCAGCAGCTTCGAATTGTGCGCGTCAATCGTCGCCTGCTCTCCGGCGATCAGCTCGCTCTTGATGATGCAGCCACCCGTGACGGTCAGCTTGCCCAGCGTCCCGTCCTCATACTTCATCGGAAAGAAACCTTCCGCGCCTGTCGGCACAAAATACACTTCGCCCGCAGGCAGGTTGGCCACGTCTGGAGTTGTCCCCCGGCACAGACCATGGCTCTTTTGCGCTTCTTGCGCGCTCAATTCCAGCTTGGCCGTCAGCACCTCCCCCGTCTCCAGGGCAAAGTCGATTTCCACCGAATCCGCCTTGGTCATGGCCAGGCGCAGCTTTTCAGCGTCGCGGCTCACCTCATCATAGTCCACCGCCAGACCGGTATTCAAAATGATGTCATTCAGACCATGCAGCGTCGCCCCGCGGAAGCCATACTGCTTCGCAAACGCCGTCAGCGGCGCGGTGGCGGAAAAGGTGGAGATGCACAGGATGATGTCATAGCCTGTATAGATATCTTTCTCCAGGCTCAGCCGGTTGCCCGCCATGTCCACGCACTCATCCGGCAGATCCAGATTGCTGCCAGTCGTCTGCGTATAGGCATACATCTCTCCGCCTTTGAGGGCCAGCTCCTCCATCACGCCGTTTTGCAGGCCCAGATAGAAATGCTTATGCGCATTGCGCTGCACCGCACGGTCTGGATTGTTCAAAAAGGCCATGTCCTTGGCCTCCGCCAGATCCGGCAGATCAATCAGGATGCAGATCTTGCAGCCGAAGGTCGGCTGGAAAACGGTATGGAGAAGACGATACAGATCGAACTTCGGGAACTTGCGGCCGTTGGCCGTCGTTTGAACGGTGGGCATGGGAGCATTCATCATGGGAGAGGGAGTGATTCGGGTAAAGCGCAATACGGCTTCAGCACAAAAGACGGGCGCGCTTTTCTTTTTCAAAGATTGAGGCATCCGTGCACCCTCATCACCCCTGAATCCTCATGAATGCAAAAAAGCTCGTCCTCATCACCGGCTGCAGCCGCGGGCTGGGCCGCGCCATGATCCCGGAATTTGTGCAGCGCGGCTGGACCGTCATCGGCTGTGCGCGGGATGCCGCCATCATCTCCACCCTTCAGCAGCAGTTCCCCGCCCCGCATCACTTCGCCGTCTGCGACGTCGCCGATGACGCCCAGGTCCAGACCTTCTGCCAAAACCTCCTGACCACCTCCGGCACGCCGGATCTCGTGCTAAACAACGCCGCCATCGTCAATGCCAGCGCCCCCCTGTGGGAGATCAGTGCCGGGGAATTCAGCCGCATCGTGGACATCAATATCAAAGGCCCCGCCAGCATCATGCGCCATCTGCTGCCCGCCATGCTCACACGCAGCAGCTGCGTCATCGTCAACTTTTCCTCCGGCTGGGGCCGCAGCACCGCCCCCGAGGTGGCCCCCTACTGCGCCACCAAATACGCCATCGAAGGCCTCTCCCAGGCCGTCGCCCAGGAGACCGGCGGCAAAGTCGCCATCATCCCCCTGAATCCCGGCATCATCGATACACGCATGCTGCGCAGT is a genomic window containing:
- a CDS encoding methyltransferase domain-containing protein, which gives rise to MNIYETRRLLDEYLLFHYGAAGEVLPWAEGPQSALGFAVRTVTELADFSRQPQSALDLGCAVGRSSFELAKHAGQVIGMDYSHSFIEAAKLLITMDLPYQRVDEGAATTALVASVPADCPRERVSFEQGDAMQLRADLGSYDLVHAANLLCRLTDPALLIARLPELVKPGGQLLLTTPCTWLEEFTPRGNWPTGSTREWLRDQLSPHFELELEKDLPFLIREHARKYQWSVALGTRWIRR
- a CDS encoding nucleotidyltransferase domain-containing protein translates to MIPDPRLLRITAAQPYPLLFATISGAHLYGFPSPDSDFDLRGAHVLPLPMVLGLDARDETIEDSRIIEELEMDIVSHDVKKFFNLLLKKNGYVLEQLCSPLVVQSTPEHEELKQIARGCVTRNHAHHYFGFVETQWKLFNKESPPRVKPLLYVYRVLLTGIWMMRTGEVEANLVTLNESFRLPYVPDLIARKLAGPEQSTLDDADMSFHEHEFHRLLAELEAAQAASALREVPAESTRLALNDLLVRIRLGSGKA
- a CDS encoding nucleotidyltransferase domain-containing protein, with amino-acid sequence MAHQIHNIHAGTQVVTCVNVYGSNHGLVHPRGAVGIVTRTPCGDETKYLIRFPDGFDAAMTSDEFEVLKHFKDRLESPTAMDFEFEPHVIYRCITGSRAYGLDTETSDTDLRGIYLAPAKLQWSLYGTPEQFEDNATQSCYWELQKFLVMALKANPNILECLYSPLVEKSTPIADELLAIRDRFLSQMIFQTFNGYALSQFKKIEQDLRNQGQVRWKHAMHLLRLLITGATALREGTVVVQAGAQREKLLAVKRGEYTWDEVNDWRQALHRDFEQALMKSPLPERPDYEAANQLLISARFQKAGLES
- a CDS encoding LysR family transcriptional regulator; this encodes MQEYLTHKPFDLYALHLFHLVVKHRSFTRAAREAGLSQSALTRQMQALEQKLGVSLITRTTRSVEVTEAGHYLATEATRLIGSVAQALDGLHATFVPARPVVRVSVSRSMAMAHMPGLFHANHQRHPEVVCKISYNPSEAILTALDASEIDVGVLCPPSPLPETVKVTHRFKDTFELIAPAALASKAVTFKRRDRLFHWLHEQPWLMITSTTNTGKGLRRWMKRQQLAIEPTMELDSFDLIINLVASGFGLAFVPRRALALYRRKETLGNIALPERFERDIVAITRKHRKLPLHVETFVENILF
- a CDS encoding ferredoxin; this translates as MADITDKIPQNTEGRFYVDSTCIDCDQCRSTAPEFFKRDDDEATSYVWRQPVTEDEINLCIEAMEGCPSESIGG
- a CDS encoding SDR family oxidoreductase; this translates as MNAKKLVLITGCSRGLGRAMIPEFVQRGWTVIGCARDAAIISTLQQQFPAPHHFAVCDVADDAQVQTFCQNLLTTSGTPDLVLNNAAIVNASAPLWEISAGEFSRIVDINIKGPASIMRHLLPAMLTRSSCVIVNFSSGWGRSTAPEVAPYCATKYAIEGLSQAVAQETGGKVAIIPLNPGIIDTRMLRSCFGDDASHYPAPEEWARTAVPFLIKLGPQHNGHPLTAPGG